The following are encoded in a window of Rosa chinensis cultivar Old Blush chromosome 4, RchiOBHm-V2, whole genome shotgun sequence genomic DNA:
- the LOC112200315 gene encoding protein phosphatase 2C 70 produces MAILESIVGVLLLMLLLILILVFLACKPWRFFSSSRSRTIKAGELDRPLVSDGADLVRNQGNELPRGYDLEGACFQNEGHLRSQGLVYKQRLPTTAPNSTQSDSLVLDVISDASEDIVVGQTLKRPLLVHQLVEDQRSSRQNLEQDRLQQFVPKDPLDQRTCLNLEVISGPSHGLRCSVPSTNPSRLPLTLGRVPPSDVLLKDSEVSGRHASINWNSNKMKWELVDMGSLNGTLLNSLPINNPDSGSRQWGDPMELASGDVITLGTTSKVFVHISSQTESQVPFGVGVASDPMALRRGGKKLPMEDVCYYQWPLDGIDQFGIFGICDGHGGAEAAKSASKLLPEMVANLLSDSLKRERVLLQCDASDVLRDAFYQTETSLNYHYEGCTATVLLVWTDSDDNFFAQCANLGDSACVINVNGKQMKMTEDHRISSYTERLRIQQTGEPLKEGETRLCGLNLARMLGDKFLKQQDSRFSSDPYISQVVHIDQASKAFAIMASDGFWDVISAKKAVQQVLQMREKYSTDGENLAEKTANMLLSEARTVRTKDNTSIIFLDFDSSRVSCKGGS; encoded by the exons ATGGCGATTCTAGAGAGCATTGTCGGTGTTCTTCTCCTTATGCTGCTTTTGATCCTTATCCTCGTCTTCCTCGCCTGTAAACCATGGCgcttcttctcctcttctcgTTCTCGCACTATCAAG GCTGGTGAACTTGACAGACCCCTTGTTTCGGATGGTGCGGATCTGGTCCGGAACCAAGGTAATGAACTTCCAAGAGGTTACGATCTAGAGGGAGCATGTTTTCAAAATGAAGGGCATTTGCGCTCACAAGGACTTGTTTATAAACAGAGGCTTCCAACCACAGCTCCCAATTCAACTCAAA GTGATAGCTTGGTCCTAGATGTGATCTCTGATGCTTCGGAAGACATTGTAGTTGGCCAGACACTCAAGCGTCCATTGTTAGTCCATCAGTTAGTGGAAGATCAAAGGAGTAGTAGACAGAATTTAGAACAAGATAGATTGCAACAGTTTGTGCCCAAGGATCCCTTAGATCAAA GAACATGCCTCAACCTGGAGGTCATATCTGGTCCTTCCCATGGACTTCGGTGTTCTGTACCGTCAACAAACCCCTCTAGGCTTCCTCTGACTCTTGGAAGGGTTCCTCCAAGTGATGTATTATTAAAGGATTCAGAGGTCTCAGGAAGGCATGCATCGATAAACTGGAATTCAAAT AAAATGAAATGGGAGTTGGTGGACATGGGTAGCCTTAATGGAACACTTCTAAATTCTCTGCCAATTAATAATCCTGATTCAGGAAGTAGACAGTGGGGTGACCCAATGGAGCTTGCTAGTGGAGACGTGATAACTCTTGGAACCACCTCAAAAGTATTT GTTCATATTTCATCTCAAACTGAGAGTCAGGTTCCCTTTGGAGTTGGTGTGGCTTCAGATCCCATGGCTCTGCGTCGTGGAGGAAAGAAGCTTCCTATGGAAGATGTGTGCTACTATCAATGGCCTCTTGATGGGATTGATCAG TTTGGCATATTTGGTATCTGTGACGGACATGGCGGAGCAGAGGCTGCCAAATCTGCTAGCAA GCTGCTGCCAGAGATGGTTGCTAATCTCTTATCAGATTCACTAAAAAGGGAGAGGGTTTTATTGCAATGTGATGCCTCAGATGTTCTTAGGGATGCTTTTTATCAGACAGAAACAAGCTTGAATTACCATTACGAG GGTTGTACTGCGACTGTGCTTCTTGTTTGGACTGATAGTGATGACAATTTCTTTGCACAATGTGCAAATCTTGGGGATTCAGCTTGTGTTATAAA TGTCAATGGGAAACAAATGAAGATGACGGAGGACCATAGAATTAGTAGTTATACTGAAAGACTCAGGATCCAGCAAACTGGAGAGCCATTGAAAGAGGGGGAAACACGTCTATGTG GTTTGAATCTTGCTCGAATGCTTGGAGACAAGTTTCTTAAACAGCAGGATTCCCGCTTTAGCTCAGATCCTTATATCAGCCAAGTGGTACATATTGATCAAGCAAGCAAAGCATTTGCGATTATGGCCAG TGATGGTTTTTGGGATGTCATTAGTGCAAAAAAGGCGGTTCAGCAAGTTCTGCAG ATGAGAGAGAAATACTCGACGGATGGGGAGAATTTGGCAGAGAAGACTGCAAATATGTTATTGAGTGAGGCTAGAACAGTGCGAACAAAGGATAATACCTCTATTATTTTCTTAGATTTTGACAGTTCGAGAGTCTCATGTAAAGGTGGATCGTGA